A section of the Zygosaccharomyces rouxii strain CBS732 chromosome B complete sequence genome encodes:
- the CHK1 gene encoding serine/threonine protein kinase CHK1 (similar to uniprot|P38147 Saccharomyces cerevisiae YBR274W CHK1 checkpoint kinase 1), protein MDSHLPAIKDVVLDDTIGHGTFAQVKSAHLEIDTSVIIAVKFVHIPTCQKYGLSEKDVVGEVILQSKCCKHHNVLKVIDCNIAHDYLWIAMEMADGGDLFDKIEPDVGVDSEVAQFYFQQLVSAVSYLHEDCGVAHRDIKPENLLLDKNGNLKLADFGLASKFRRKDGSKRLCYDQRGSPQYMAPEILHYDEYYADVTDIWSIGVLVFVILTGELPWDLPVFEDENFRCFMENNGKLNVGPWAKIDFTHLNLLRKLLQPNPLERVTLKNIQRHPWFNSKVTFADDRGLCKNPTILAKKLLSNLKISLTDDDYMKFTQTGYGSEGVISSTQPVKTDIAAIEHDSANVEAFAFTQRLLSQYNVGAGPAMTQEPRWTQYLNKDIAFSQFRNDDPLLPYGQQLFNPLKLTKFYTVEEMELVLPMLEKALRFANINVRPDLNGRFTDLCNKLGYNGAFPLHMNLRTTDRRGANLHGFVSITLIEENLKCISFERKSGDPLEWRRLFKKIALFCRELVLMPN, encoded by the coding sequence ATGGATAGTCATCTACCTGCAATTAAAGACGTGGTTTTAGACGATACTATAGGACATGGAACGTTCGCACAGGTCAAAAGTGCACATTTAGAAATAGATACGAGTGTCATTATTGCTGTTAAGTTTGTTCACATTCCTACGTGTCAGAAGTATGGTCTCAGTGAGAAAGATGTAGTCGGTGAAGTCATATTACAGTCTAAATGTTGCAAACATCACAATGTGCTTAAAGTAATAGATTGTAATATTGCACACGATTATCTATGGATTGCGATGGAAATGGCAGATGGTGGTGACTTATTCGACAAAATTGAACCTGATGTTGGAGTCGATTCTGAAGTAGCACAATTCTACTTCCAACAGTTGGTTAGCGCCGTTTCGTATTTACACGAAGACTGTGGTGTTGCTCATAGAGATATCAAGCCTGAAAATCTACTATTGGATAAGAATGGGAATTTAAAACTGGCGGATTTCGGATTAGCCTCTAAATTTAGACGTAAGGATGGTTCCAAGAGATTATGTTACGATCAAAGAGGTTCACCACAGTATATGGCACCTGAGATTCTGCATTATGATGAATATTATGCAGATGTGACAGACATCTGGTCTATCGGTGTGTTGGTATTTGTGATTCTGACAGGAGAATTACCTTGGGACTTACCAGTTTTTGAGGATGAGAATTTCCGATGCTTTATGGAAAACAACGGTAAATTAAATGTAGGGCCATGGGCTAAAATAGATTTTACACACCTAAACCTGTTGAGAAAGCTTTTACAACCCAATCCCTTGGAAAGAGTTACTCTAAAAAACATACAGCGGCATCCATGGTTCAATTCCAAGGTGACATTTGCAGATGATCGAGGCCTGTGTAAGAACCCTACGATTTTAGCCAAGAAACTGCTgtcaaatttgaaaatctcACTAACTGATGATGACTACATGAAATTTACACAAACTGGTTATGGTTCAGAGGGCGTTATTAGTTCTACACAGCCTGTCAAGACAGATATTGCTGCCATTGAACACGATTCGGCAAATGTGGAGGCATTTGCCTTTACACAGAGACTTTTATCCCAATATAATGTTGGTGCAGGGCCTGCTATGACGCAAGAGCCTAGATGGACGCAATATTTGAACAAAGACATTGCCTTTTCGCAGTTTCGTAATGACGATCCGCTGCTACCTTACGGACAGCAGCTGTTCAACCCATTAAAACTTACAAAATTCTATACAGTGGAAGAAATGGAATTAGTACTCCCGATGCTGGAAAAAGCATTAAGGTTTGCAAATATTAATGTTAGGCCTGATCTAAACGGTCGTTTTACGGATTTGTGTAATAAACTGGGTTACAATGGAGCATTTCCTCTACACATGAATTTAAGGACTACAGATAGAAGAGGTGCCAATCTACATGGATTCGTCTCTATTACATTAATCGAGGAGAATTTAAAGTGCATtagttttgaaagaaaatcaGGAGATCCACTGGAATGGAGAcgtcttttcaaaaaaattgcaCTTTTCTGCAGAGAATTGGTTCTAATGCCAAACTAA
- the PEP8 gene encoding retromer subunit PEP8 (highly similar to uniprot|P40335 Saccharomyces cerevisiae YJL053W PEP8 Vacuolar protein sorting protein that forms part of the multimeric membrane-associated retromer complex along with Vps35p Vps29p Vps17p and Vps5p essential for endosome-to-Golgi retrograde protein transport): MSLFFKSPLDIEVLLDGEESRKHVEVPNNTASDTKALRDRLPLYEDGESISGIVTLRVKEGKRVEHLGVKVSVIGSIDMIRTHGNGNGGSSKRLTNSSSGLSDARKNSVEQFLCFSYDLCPAGELQHSQSYNFMFKDLAKRHESYRGKNVDVSYYVKVTVIRKAADITKLKKFWVYLYNNVSLPPTSVVNQRQIENGEENGLVRNEPKPVKLDIGIENCLHIEFEYSKSQYSLKEVIVGRIYFLLTRLKIKHMELSLIARESSGLQPSNYLIDSTVIRYEIMDGSPVKGDTIPIRLFLGGYELTPDMSCNYFNIKNYLSLVIIDEDGRRYFKQSEIVLYRSR, from the coding sequence ATGagtcttttctttaaatcaCCTCTAGACATCGAGGTTCTACtcgatggtgaagaatCAAGGAAGCATGTTGAAGTACCCAATAACACTGCTTCCGATACTAAGGCCTTGAGAGATCGACTGCCACTCTACGAAGATGGTGAAAGCATTAGTGGGATTGTTACTTTGAGGGTCAAAGAAGGTAAACGTGTAGAACATTTGGGGGTCAAGGTTTCTGTCATTGGGTCCATTGATATGATTAGGACCCacggtaatggtaatggagGATCATCCAAGAGACTGACAAATAGCAGTTCGGGGTTGTCAGATGCAAGAAAGAATAGTGTAGAACAGTTCTTATGCTTCAGTTATGACTTATGTCCAGCAGGTGAGTTACAGCATTCTCAGAGTTATAATTTCATGTTTAAGGATTTGGCCAAAAGACACGAATCCTACAGGGGTAAAAATGTTGATGTATCCTACTATGTCAAAGTGACAGTAATACGCAAGGCTGCAGATATTACCAAACTAAAGAAATTCTGGGTTTACCTCTATAACAATGTTTCATTACCTCCAACCTCTGTAGTGAATCAAAGGCAAATAGAAAACGGCGAAGAAAATGGGTTAGTACGTAATGAGCCTAAACCTGTCAAATTGGatattggtattgaaaaCTGTCTTCATATCGAGTTTGAATATTCGAAATCTCAGTACAGTTTGAAAGAAGTTATTGTCGGTAGAATATACTTTCTATTAACTCGACTTAAGATTAAACATATGGAATTAAGTTTAATTGCAAGAGAATCCTCAGGGTTACAACCTTCAAATTACTTAATAGATTCCACCGTGATACGGTACGAGATTATGGATGGTTCGCCTGTAAAAGGTGATACTATACCAATTAGGTTGTTTTTAGGAGGATACGAATTGACACCGGATATGAGTTGTAACTATTTCAACATTAAAAACTATTTGAGTTTGGTGATTATCGATGAGGATGGTAGAAGATATTTTAAACAATCAGAGATTGTATTATATAGGTCAAGATAA
- the RIF1 gene encoding DNA-binding protein RIF1 (weakly similar to uniprot|P29539 Saccharomyces cerevisiae YBR275C RIF1 Protein that binds to the Rap1p C-terminus and acts synergistically with Rif2p to help control telomere length and establish telomeric silencing deletion results in telomere elongation) has translation MSSSSNQSSEKRMRAIDRLDQHMMKRSMKNSKSSSPSGPFLPWLSHKLPSNSQSDSNGSQNHEISSPSPKRRKTASLSPIRNVESTIDGPSNTFPIEARVVTSVQSSPIKKTVAFSDRVESSPTQQTPRSSPRPSSLQKPVKSILRNTDALRKCVSDISFKRPPFLNQNIDRNKTDRTAGIDPHRLDFWVGGEVHSMLDPYNVHEFFNIIDGGLRILSEKTDECVVKRFEIYATFNNIMPPSSTKGLNDINERKVNVLIDQMEFIVNVCLPHLKEEQQKLLSTGEKKDPFSLRLYVQIVRFFNFILSNFKLLKWLSNKPQLQTNIKSIYEFSIEALTHDNTNKVMVAAQVALLGDSKFGSFFLNDDEITSLIRIIPSIKEIQSTNLINEKLILIRSLIAKYPRLMIDQVSIWFCGEVLPRILIENELNSTKIVATAVSTTLDLLKKCLDFSKGHEEIYRCVEVLFVKDVVPKKLLTKLTPSQDDNLDSIAQQTLGQLLRKQIRYLIVAKQEYKLAMDLWLALTGLLYNNIDRLDYLSTHIDNEWLSLNLLCFHASSAQAKLLSIKVWRVLTYSICTHLEHETVKNIRIVNLLQRPFEFTQQEQYEFNVMEGLIFHLTGIIYTAFSGHSTISGEKFSLLWEHVVKPVYMRKIFPSTSIQLRNRAIVLLLRLLGSKVMEQQANQQHQQEKQQPHTHRNITKNGAHPIRVIASAGVSARDIQPLSANVIGTNFETIKDLIFEAIRSNSSNLSQNSELITALLKQMPSKFVNENSLEDFAELIREISIQRKDDKNVGSHFVQLTCCLMSQFTPLLFEDRKNFEAYLRKFEFIFSVNPDTKVKLLKELIMGLRGKVPEFFLIESFLEPQNGAIRKYVSNWIGSMLLSPTIPYEHFCSLVRIVNAVPTTEVLQNFLNLTSKVPFEVDLFHLLNLKSWDDKELTLFLKNSIIKNLKPNRPELYSFLENILRENEQLFSTLLPLLCQLGHYEVLRLVLTHRPTFLSHTLGVDEESFDQILPLEKLSFFLKNLLNYETFFQLRTIRWALKHNQINILFENSSVLQKCLFQQCTSSEDTMKKEKLLLDLLSVTVLGEKWHYLSLLVIWCMENNEIGHLTTCFSKENLTPLIHLSPQALALMINKCGSLNPTLIEAVKRSFFTNDTQFNIGLIEELIVHNKFQLFILCGKEIVTFFLDNSSSLSGVEQDGVLSIFEKLLVSLMGQKKSLVLDFVEEISEKLPEAPDAYLLKIITILVEQLQVNGKKLKKENRFSQALQRLVELHYNGIKNQSYEDHHENQERIRETQSSSENVPTPKGFNDPRISESPSEKIQEINEVQVYATQEKHKVQNEPVKLSHQTEGQVSLVASEPSSDKKNRPILEEAVIDPRSGRGLSSEDAIDVEDLEPESRRENSNMHSPDILTNNLETQISSNGKGSFLNGNGKALLPYDAVRDARNRDINENEEHVFSRILGATEFRTFPKDEARETKEVREEKTDNLEERPQTVKDDDAMASVENKDESQVLGIRIPIFNSSKLQNKPKSKDSVHENDLSERKRKRVDGNDEEGNDYDEHEVETAREVDPISTQPEDLASSPDNESTFLQDSRRSDWASQNSAPSLRLHFPTRKSRKLVSKLRGFSLDDISRISLEEKRNLRIELLDFMMKLEHESLAEEL, from the coding sequence ATGTCAAGCTCCTCTAACCAATCTTCAGAGAAGAGGATGCGTGCCATTGATAGATTGGATCAGCACATGATGAAGAGGTCTATGAAGAACAGTAAGTCCTCTTCACCGTCAGGTCCTTTTCTCCCATGGTTATCTCACAAGTTACCTTCAAATTCGCAGTCAGATTCAAACGGAAGCCAGAACCATGAAATTAGCTCGCCAAGTccaaagagaagaaagactGCAAGTTTGAGCCCCATCAGGAACGTGGAATCAACAATCGACGGTCCTTCTAAtacttttccaattgaagCAAGAGTAGTTACAAGCGTCCAGTCATCACCGATTAAAAAGACGGTGGCATTTTCTGATAGAGTAGAATCGTCACCAACACAGCAGACTCCAAGGTCTTCTCCAAGACCCAGTTCCCTTCAAAAACCGGTGAAATCgattttgagaaatacTGATGCTTTAAGGAAATGTGTCAGTGATATTAGCTTCAAGAGACCTCcatttttgaatcaaaataTTGATAGAAACAAAACTGACAGGACCGCAGGAATTGATCCTCATAGGCTCGATTTTTGGGTTGGCGGAGAGGTTCACTCAATGCTAGACCCTTATAATGTGCATGagtttttcaatatcataGATGGTGGATTGAGAATTCTATCTGAAAAGACAGATGAATGCGTTGTAAAGAGGTTTGAAATTTATGCTACTTTTAATAATATCATGCCTCCATCATCCACTAAGGGACTAAATGATATAAACGAAAGAAAGGTGAACGTCCTGATCGATCAAATGGAATTTATAGTAAATGTATGCTTACCGCATTTAAAGGAAGAACAGCAGAAATTATTGTCTACTGGTGAGAAGAAGGatccattttcattaaGGCTTTACGTACAAATTGTCAggtttttcaattttattctttctaatttcaaacttttgaaatggtTAAGCAATAAACCACAGCTTCAGACGAATATCAAATCAATTTACGAATTTTCAATAGAGGCCCTAACTCATGATAATACTAACAAAGTCATGGTGGCGGCTCAAGTTGCCCTTCTAGGAGATAGTAAATTCGGATCTTTTTTCCTCAACGACGATGAAATTACTTCTCTCATTCGTATCATACCGTCCATTAAAGAGATTCAAAGTACAAATTTAATCAAtgagaaattaattttgatTAGGAGTTTAATTGCCAAATATCCAAGGCTTATGATAGATCAGGTTTCAATTTGGTTTTGTGGGGAAGTTTTACCTAGAATTTTGATAGAAAATGAACTCAACAGTACCAAAATTGTAGCTACAGCTGTGTCTACTACCTTagatcttttgaagaaatgCCTAGACTTTTCTAAGGGtcatgaagaaatttataGGTGTGTGGAAGTTCTTTTTGTCAAGGACGTGGTACCAAAGAAGCTTCTCACCAAACTCACACCGTCACAAGATGATAACCTCGATAGCATCGCACAACAAACTTTAGGCCAGTTGTTAAGAAAACAGATCAGGTATTTGATTGTTGCAAAGCAGGAGTATAAGTTGGCCATGGATTTATGGTTAGCACTGACCGGCTTACTTTATAACAATATTGATCGGTTGGACTACCTAAGTACACACATTGACAACGAATGGCTTAGCCTTAATCTCCTCTGTTTTCATGCTTCCAGTGCTCAAGCAAAATTGTTATCTATAAAAGTCTGGCGTGTGCTTACTTACTCCATCTGTACTCACTTGGAACATGAAACGGTAAAAAACATAAGAATTGTCAATCTTTTACAGAGACCATTTGAATTTACCCAGCAAGAGCAGTATGAATTTAATGTGATGGAAGGACTCATATTCCACCTAACAGGAATCATATACACTGCATTTAGTGGGCATAGCACCATatctggtgaaaaattcagtTTATTATGGGAGCATGTTGTGAAACCCGTATATATGAGGAAAATTTTCCCTTCAACAAGCATTCAACTGAGAAATAGAGCGATCGTATTATTGCTACGATTATTGGGTAGTAAAGTTATGGAACAACAAGCGAATCAGCAGCATCAACAGGAGAAGCAACAACCTCATACACATAGAAATATTACCAAAAATGGCGCTCATCCCATCAGAGTAATTGCATCTGCGGGTGTAAGCGCTCGAGATATCCAGCCTTTATCCGCTAATGTCATAGGAACgaattttgaaactatTAAGGACTTGATATTTGAAGCCATCAGAAGCAATTCCTCAAATTTGAGTCAGAATAGTGAGTTAATAACTGCATTGCTAAAACAAATGCCTAGTAAATTTGTCAACGAAAATAGTCTTGAGGATTTTGCTGAACTTATCCgggaaatttcaattcaaagaaaagatgaTAAGAACGTTGGTAGCCACTTTGTCCAACTCACTTGTTGTTTAATGTCACAGTTTACACCTTTGCTTTTTGAAGACCGAAAGAACTTCGAAGCATATCTAAGAAAGTTTGAATTTATCTTTTCTGTCAATCCAGACACGAAAGTTAagcttttgaaagaactcATAATGGGACTGAGGGGTAAGGTGCCGGAGTTTTTTCTAATTGAGAGTTTCTTAGAACCTCAAAACGGGGCCATAAGGAAGTACGTATCCAACTGGATTGGATCGATGCTTTTATCCCCTACAATTCCATATGAGCATTTTTGCAGTCTAGTAAGAATTGTGAATGCTGTTCCGACGACTGAAGTTTTacagaatttcttgaatctCACCTCCAAGGTTCCTTTTGAAGTTGATCTTTTCCAtttattgaatttaaaGAGTTGGGATGATAAAGAGCTTACActttttctcaaaaattctaTCATCAAAAACCTTAAACCGAATAGACCGGAGCtttattcatttttggaaaatattttgcGTGAGAATGAACAATTATTTTCCACTCTGCTGCCACTTCTATGTCAGCTCGGTCACTACGAAGTCTTAAGACTTGTGCTCACTCATCGTCCAACCTTTTTAAGTCATACGTTAGGAGTGGACGAGGAATCATTCGATCAAATACTGCCTCTGGAGAaactttcattttttttgaaaaatcttttaaacTATGAAacatttttccaattgcGTACCATTCGATGGGCTTTAAAGCATAATCAAATTAACATTCTATTTGAAAACTCTTCAGTTCTCCAGAAATGTCTTTTCCAACAATGTACTAGTTCAGAAGATACaatgaaaaaggaaaagcTTCTATTGGACTTACTATCTGTTACGGTACTTGGTGAGAAATGGCATTATTTGAGTCTTCTGGTAATATGGTGTATGGAAAACAATGAAATTGGCCATTTAACTACGTGTTTCTCCAAGGAAAATCTGACACCCTTAATCCACTTGAGTCCACAGGCGTTAGCCCTCATGATTAACAAGTGTGGTTCACTCAATCCAACCCTAATTGAAGCAGTTAAAAGGAgttttttcaccaatgatACGCAATTTAATATTGGTTTGATTGAAGAGCTGATTGTTCATAACAAATTTCAGCTATTTATCCTTTGTGGGAAAGAAATTGTAACCTTTtttcttgataattctaGCTCATTGTCAGGTGTTGAACAAGACGGTgtattatcaatttttgaaaaattactgGTTTCTTTAATGGGCCAAAAGAAATCCCTAGTTCTCGActttgttgaagaaatatcCGAAAAGTTACCAGAAGCTCCAGATGCATATCTGCTGAAGATCATCACTATACTAGTTGAGCAACTTCAGGtgaatggaaaaaaattgaaaaaagaaaatcgtTTTAGTCAAGCCTTACAGCGATTAGTAGAACTGCACTACAACGGCATAAAAAATCAGTCCTATGAAGATCATCATgaaaatcaagaaagaaTAAGAGAAACACAATCTTCTAGTGAAAATGTGCCAACTCCCAAGGGATTCAACGATCCGAGAATTTCTGAAAGTCcaagtgaaaaaatccaagaaatcaACGAGGTTCAAGTTTACGCTACCCAAGAGAAACATAAAGTTCAAAATGAGCCAGTAAAGTTATCTCATCAGACTGAAGGCCAAGTATCCCTTGTAGCTAGTGAACCTTCCAGTGATAAGAAAAATCGACCAATTTTGGAGGAGGCAGTAATTGATCCAAGATCTGGGCGTGGATTGTCATCTGAAGATGCCATAGATgtggaagatttagaacCAGAGTCCCGTCGAGAAAACAGTAACATGCATTCTCCTGATATTTTAAcaaataatttggaaaccCAAATTTCGTCCAATGGTAAAGGATCTTTTCTTAATGGAAACGGAAAGGCTTTGCTCCCATATGACGCTGTAAGAGACGCCAGAAATCGTGatattaatgaaaatgaagaacaTGTCTTTTCAAGAATCCTGGGCGCTACCGAGTTTCGGACTTTTCCTAAAGACGAAGCGCGTGAGACGAAGGAGGTACGCGAAGAAAAAACTGACaatcttgaagaaagaCCACAAACTGTAAAAGACGATGATGCTATGGCCAGTGTTGAAAATAAAGACGAGTCCCAAGTACTTGGGATTCGAATCCcaattttcaattcgtCAAAACTACAGAATAAACCAAAATCTAAGGATTCGGTTCATGAAAATGATTTGTCGGAGCGAAAGCGCAAAAGGGTTGATGggaatgatgaagaaggtaacGATTATGATGAGCACGAAGTTGAGACTGCAAGAGAAGTGGATCCAATAAGTACCCAACCAGAGGACTTAGCGAGTTCTCCAGATAACGAATCCACTTTTTTACAAGATAGTAGAAGGTCTGATTGGGCGTCTCAAAATTCAGCACCATCATTAAGGCTTCATTTCCCCACAAGAAAATCACGTAAATTAGTCAGTAAACTTCGTGGATTTTCATTAGATGACATCTCCAGGATTTCACTCGAGGAAAAGAGAAACCTAAGAATTGAACTTTTAGATTTTATGATGAAGTTAGAACACGAATCGCTTGCTGAAGAGTtatag
- the CHM7 gene encoding phosphatidic acid-binding protein CHM7 (similar to uniprot|P47048 Saccharomyces cerevisiae YJL049W Hypothetical ORF) — protein sequence MELPSSRLGSLYKDFRPLKELNPDGYAANISTWKEYLKNRFLNRKCLFTSGTELLQELSNDVYGFPKSLDVVIDTLVQEGYLISSDDFYGQRMYSKEYPKLMQWIGLGKNRFFKSRRNEDGYYLKELQLIVKSNVEVKFKSIASRINDRIIKSATGITDLVMPLEEFFTKTGFHEIVDNDDDQEILLFYMAHYTGTIFKESNFIKIIDPTRDNKDLTENDRRIADLKLAISSVSKQVKKMQNEKMDYSKILTQSMRDGASRDTQRKFLQARKIAERYLNRLLEYQNNLLEIKSQIEMSITNEILVTTLSDANETLKSVTKYSMSVEQVEGLLDELKDHREQNDEIGRMLSGTDEIIDEKELDAELESLDKKIEDQESTSEVLDRLSHLKLGETTEQTPVSETPRKEEANSKQLITEYD from the coding sequence ATGGAACTTCCTTCCTCAAGGTTGGGTTCACTCTACAAGGATTTTCGACCATTGAAAGAGCTAAATCCTGACGGATATGCTGCCAACATTAGCACTTGGAAAGAATATCTGAAAAATCGATTCCTTAATCGAAAATGTCTGTTCACCTCCGGTACTGAGCTTTTGCAAGAGTTATCTAACGACGTTTATGGATTTCCCAAAAGTTTAGACGTGGTTATCGATACCTTAGTACAAGAAGGTTACCTGATTTCTAGTGATGATTTTTATGGACAAAGAATGTATTCTAAGGAGTATCCTAAGCTCATGCAGTGGATTGGGCTTGGTAAGAatcgatttttcaaaagtagGCGAAATGAAGATGGTTACTACCTTAAGGAGTTGCAATTGATTGTAAAATCAAATGTTGAAgtcaaattcaaaagtattGCCAGTCGGATTAATGATAGAATAATTAAGAGTGCTACGGGGATCACAGACTTGGTAATGCCgttggaagaattttttacGAAGACTGGATTTCATGAAATAgttgataatgatgatgaccAGGAAATCCTTTTGTTTTACATGGCTCACTACACAGGGACCATATTCAAGGAGtccaatttcattaaaaTAATAGACCCCACAAGAGATAATAAAGATTTGACTGAAAATGATCGCAGGATAGCTGATTTAAAACTGGCGATTTCTAGCGTTTCCAAAcaagtgaaaaagatgcaaaatgaaaagatggattattccaaaattttaacTCAATCTATGAGAGATGGTGCTTCTAGAGATACTCAGAGAAAGTTCTTGCAGGCCAGGAAAATTGCGGAAAGGTATTTAAACCGTTTATTGGAATATCAAAATAACCTTTTAGAGATTAAATCTCAAATTGAAATGTCCATCACAAATGAAATATTGGTGACAACTTTAAGTGATGCCAATGAAACATTGAAATCTGTTACTAAATATTCAATGTCGGTGGAACAAGTCGAGGGTTTATTAGATGAGCTAAAGGATCATAGAGAACAAAACGATGAAATTGGTCGTATGCTGTCAGGAACAGATGAGATCATTGACgaaaaggaattagatGCAGAGTTAGAATCTCTAGACAAGAAGAtagaagatcaagaatCTACTTCAGAGGTCTTGGACCGTTTGAgccatttgaaattaggTGAAACAACAGAACAAACACCCGTGAGCGAGACGCCCAGAAAAGAGGAAGCTAACTCAAAGCAACTCATCACCGAATATgattaa
- the UBX7 gene encoding Ubx7p (similar to uniprot|P38349 Saccharomyces cerevisiae YBR273C UBX7 UBX (ubiquitin regulatory X) domain-containing protein that interacts with Cdc48p) produces MDGELFISSVEQAVSLSLGSQKSLVVYNGREEDDHGWLEKWLKNNDLLGLLRDKAVWLKLRPGSEQFKYFEQLFPSVVVPSVYVIKQGQIAAVIQGPQASANQLAGALGVSLGGNGDDTGRSSSASGAGGAGGASGANSVNSVNTPSNGNSTANKSFKDEVAETTQRKHLEEVKRQKQMAREERERILQLVQADRAERKAMEFHSDRNDDVHDNIKDLNRLHAKTCVLMIRLTNSSTLTGHFDSKETLNNVRKWVDDHRTDGDCLYAFHRNIPRVTFTDSEELKSLGDLQLLPRSVLILKPLENSYTNVAEAKGPGLLGKVFTGLSSWLSRGGGGDSGDTRNADGPGSASNSNKSVNHSAKQDPRPENAEERDITGHSGIETSPHASFSNNEELTIDSPVSSRFESPVPHATDHHVISTSNPSDLNLPSRCVTPNVYQFINKDDDEKEKSTYNGNTINLEKKDDD; encoded by the coding sequence ATGGACGGCGAATTATTCATAAGCTCTGTGGAGCAGGCAGTATCACTTTCACTTGGTTCTCAGAAATCCCTTGTGGTCTATAATGGGCGAGAGGAAGATGATCATGGATGGTTGGAAAAATGGCTAAAGAATAATGATTTATTGGGCTTGCTTAGGGATAAGGCAGTTTGGTTAAAATTGAGACCAGGTAGTGAACAGTTTAAATATTTCGAACAACTCTTCCCCTCGGTTGTCGTGCCCAGTGTCTATGTTATAAAGCAAGGACAAATAGCTGCAGTGATCCAGGGTCCGCAGGCAAGTGCAAACCAATTAGCAGGTGCATTGGGAGTTTCActtggtggtaatggtgatgatacAGGCCGTTCTAGCAGTGCTAGCGGTGCTGGCGGTGCTGGCGGTGCTAGTGGCGCAAACAGTGTTAACAGTGTTAACACTCCTAGTAATGGCAATTCTACTGCCAACAAAAGCTTTAAGGATGAAGTAGCAGAAACCACACAGAGGAAACATTTGGAAGAGGTCAAAAGACAGAAACAGATGGCGAGGGAGGAAAGGGAaagaattttgcaattgGTCCAAGCTGATAGAGCTGAAAGAAAGGCGATGGAGTTCCACTCTGATCGTAATGACGATGTTCATGATAATATTAAGGATCTAAATAGGCTGCATGCCAAGACGTGCGTTCTCATGATAAGATTGACTAACAGTAGTACTTTGACTGGTCACTTCGATTCTAAGGAAACATTAAACAACGTAAGGAAATGGGTTGATGACCATAGAACTGATGGGGATTGTCTCTATGCATTTCACAGGAACATTCCTAGAGTAACCTTTACAGATTCAGAAGAGTTGAAAAGTTTAGGGGATTTACAACTGTTGCCACGATCAGTCCTCATATTAAAACCCTTGGAAAATTCTTATACCAATGTAGCGGAAGCGAAGGGACCGGGACTCTTGGGTAAGGTTTTCACTGGTCTTTCTAGTTGGTTGAGTCGCGGTGGTGGCGGTGATAGTGGTGATACGAGAAACGCTGACGGCCCTGGAAGCGCTAGTAACAGCAATAAGAGCGTTAATCATTCAGCTAAGCAAGATCCAAGGCCTGAAAATGCGGAGGAAAGAGATATCACTGGTCATAGTGGAATCGAAACTTCACCACATGCATCTTTTTCCAACAACGAGGAATTGACCATTGATTCACCAGTTTCTTCTAGATTCGAATCACCAGTACCTCATGCAACGGATCATCACGTCATATCAACGTCCAATCCGTCTGATTTAAACCTTCCGTCGAGATGTGTCACGCCAAATGTTtatcaatttatcaataaagatgatgatgagaaggaaaaatccaCTTATAATGGGAATACAATcaatttagaaaaaaaGGATGATGATTAG